One Luteibacter aegosomaticola genomic window carries:
- a CDS encoding SIS domain-containing protein: MTKPTATMTIQPQDTLMFREAHETAEVVERQLAQNEAVVTALAERLRAHPPRMVITCARGSSDHAAMYAKYVFETQLGVVTASASPSVTSIYHASQHLDGALYVAVSQSGKSPDLVRNAEAAKRAGAYVVALVNVVDSPLAAIADVVVPLHAGPEKSVAATKSYLGALFAILHIAARWSGKAEIADALTALPAQLRQGWDADWSSLTEGLVDAHNLFVVGRGFGFAGALEAALKFKETCGLHAEAFSAAEVKHGPMALVGPDFPVLFFAQNDDTLPGVLEVAAEFRKRGAAVWVAAPGAEGDGLLPLVTTAPISAPLVTVQSFYRATAALAIKRGFNPDVPPHLNKVTETV, from the coding sequence CTGACCAAGCCGACCGCCACTATGACTATCCAGCCGCAAGACACCCTGATGTTCCGCGAAGCGCACGAGACCGCCGAGGTCGTCGAGCGGCAACTGGCCCAGAACGAAGCCGTAGTCACGGCGCTGGCGGAGCGCCTGCGCGCCCACCCGCCGCGCATGGTCATCACCTGCGCCCGCGGCAGCTCCGACCACGCCGCCATGTACGCCAAGTACGTGTTCGAAACCCAGCTGGGCGTGGTCACCGCGTCCGCTTCGCCGTCGGTCACCTCGATTTACCACGCGTCCCAGCACCTCGATGGCGCGCTGTACGTCGCCGTCTCGCAGTCGGGCAAGAGCCCCGACCTGGTCCGTAACGCTGAGGCCGCCAAGCGCGCCGGTGCTTACGTCGTGGCCCTGGTCAACGTGGTGGATTCGCCGCTGGCGGCCATCGCCGATGTCGTCGTACCGCTGCACGCCGGCCCGGAAAAGAGCGTGGCCGCGACCAAGAGCTACCTCGGTGCGCTGTTCGCGATCCTGCATATCGCCGCCCGCTGGAGCGGCAAGGCCGAGATCGCCGACGCGCTCACCGCGCTGCCCGCGCAGCTGCGCCAGGGCTGGGATGCAGACTGGTCCTCGCTCACCGAAGGCCTGGTCGATGCGCACAATCTTTTCGTCGTCGGCCGTGGCTTCGGATTCGCTGGCGCGCTGGAAGCTGCGCTCAAGTTCAAGGAAACCTGTGGCCTGCACGCCGAGGCGTTCAGCGCGGCGGAAGTGAAGCACGGCCCGATGGCCCTCGTGGGCCCGGATTTCCCGGTGCTGTTCTTCGCCCAGAACGACGACACCTTGCCGGGTGTGCTGGAAGTCGCCGCCGAGTTCCGCAAGCGCGGCGCCGCCGTATGGGTGGCCGCGCCGGGTGCCGAAGGCGACGGCTTGCTGCCGCTCGTCACGACCGCGCCGATCTCGGCGCCGCTCGTCACCGTGCAGAGTTTTTACCGTGCGACCGCGGCACTCGCGATCAAGCGCGGCTTTAACCCGGATGTCCCACCGCACCTCAACAAGGTGACGGAAACCGTCTGA
- a CDS encoding TonB-dependent receptor — protein MQRSTLLQGALRRTSLCTAVALCLAASGGALAQSNASGTVFGRVAQPDGAVVHLQNLDTGLTRDVNVDSEGRYRASSLPVGRYKVSVERNGAVAETRDNVQVSLGGVDVSFAGAAAASSANAQDLEGVQVVGNALPAIDVSQVDSRTVLTSEQLQKLPLARDVTAAALLAPGVIAGDSRYGNVASFGGSSASENQYYINGYAVTNALTGLGFTSLPYDAIDQQQIFTGGYGAEYGRSTGGVINIVTKRGGNEWKGGFGVYVQPAALRQDPRNIYRQNGTLYQTRSGNKGTDTQYTGYISGPLIKDKLFLYAAGDFTRTDSRIVSVATAPQKTYQENKATKWLAKVDWNITDNHLLEVTGLGDKTNTERSVYKYDYSTGHRAGYIGTDNLKNFDAGPGSAPGGDVYIGKYTGYITDDLTITALYGHSKTVHERDLSYASNPNCPWITDSRSVSTPIVGCGLVNGTVLGKGAKDETHGYRLDVEYRIGDHDLRVGVDNQTLKSTAGNIYEGGYRWVYQDAGEVPNRPDIVPPPGDDYFVEKRLFQTGASVKTEQEAQYIEDHWQVTDRWMVYLGLRNEQFKNINGDGATYVKQRHQLAPRLGATWDVFGDSSFKVYANAGRYHLAIPSNVAIRGASASTYYSEYYSYTGVGPNGEPTGTEQLGARRYLNGEDGTPLDPKTVAARNIKAYYQDEYILGFDKALSENWSFGAKATYRKLKSSIDDFCDSRPFEKYAETHGIDISNASLPGCYLFNPGESNTFLVNTGDGNYVPFKISKDDFTSPAGVKFPDLKRSYYSLDLYLEHHFANDWYGRIDYTFSRSYGNSEGQLKSDIGQLDPSVTQDWDAPEIMQYTNGPLPNDRTHQLKAYGYWQATSEFLIGANLAVATGRPKNCIGVDPVDAIDYGASYFECGLKPAPRGSQGRLPYTWQLDLNAEYRPMWAGEKQPLAFTATVFNVTGAQRKVAQVDVGETGAIRNGVPVQSINYKRAIAYQSPRYVRLGMRYDFSL, from the coding sequence ATGCAGCGTTCCACCCTGCTCCAAGGCGCCCTGCGCCGCACCAGTCTTTGCACCGCCGTCGCCCTTTGCCTCGCGGCTAGCGGCGGCGCCCTCGCCCAGTCCAACGCGTCAGGTACGGTCTTCGGCCGCGTGGCCCAGCCGGACGGGGCCGTCGTCCACCTGCAGAACCTCGATACCGGCCTGACCCGCGATGTGAACGTGGACTCGGAAGGCCGCTACCGCGCCAGCTCGCTGCCCGTTGGCCGTTACAAGGTCAGCGTGGAGCGCAACGGCGCCGTGGCCGAAACGCGCGATAACGTCCAGGTGAGCCTGGGCGGCGTCGACGTCTCGTTCGCTGGCGCCGCGGCCGCCTCGTCCGCCAACGCCCAGGATCTCGAAGGCGTCCAGGTCGTCGGCAATGCCTTGCCTGCCATCGACGTCTCACAGGTCGACTCGCGCACCGTGCTCACCTCCGAGCAGCTGCAGAAGCTGCCGCTGGCGCGTGACGTCACCGCCGCCGCCCTGCTGGCACCGGGCGTCATCGCCGGTGATAGCCGCTACGGTAACGTCGCCTCGTTCGGCGGTTCGTCAGCTTCGGAAAACCAGTACTACATCAACGGTTATGCGGTGACGAACGCGCTCACCGGCCTGGGTTTCACCAGCCTGCCTTACGACGCGATCGACCAGCAGCAGATCTTTACCGGCGGTTACGGTGCGGAATACGGCCGTTCCACGGGTGGCGTGATCAACATCGTCACCAAGCGCGGCGGTAACGAGTGGAAGGGTGGCTTCGGCGTCTACGTGCAGCCTGCGGCGCTGCGCCAGGATCCGCGCAACATCTACCGCCAGAACGGCACGCTGTACCAGACCCGCTCGGGCAACAAGGGCACCGACACGCAGTACACCGGCTACATCAGCGGCCCGCTGATCAAGGACAAGCTGTTCCTGTATGCCGCGGGCGACTTCACCCGTACCGATAGCCGTATCGTCAGCGTCGCCACCGCGCCGCAGAAGACGTACCAGGAAAACAAAGCCACCAAGTGGTTGGCCAAGGTTGACTGGAACATCACGGATAACCACCTGCTCGAAGTCACCGGCCTGGGCGACAAGACCAACACCGAGCGCAGCGTCTACAAGTACGACTATTCGACGGGCCATCGCGCCGGTTACATCGGTACCGATAACCTGAAGAACTTCGACGCGGGTCCGGGTTCGGCGCCGGGTGGCGATGTCTACATCGGCAAGTACACCGGTTACATCACCGATGACCTGACCATCACCGCGTTGTACGGCCACAGCAAGACCGTGCACGAGCGCGACCTCTCCTACGCTTCCAACCCGAACTGCCCGTGGATCACCGATTCCCGGTCAGTCTCCACGCCGATCGTGGGCTGCGGCCTCGTCAACGGCACGGTGCTGGGCAAGGGTGCGAAGGATGAAACGCACGGCTACCGCCTCGACGTGGAATACCGCATCGGCGACCACGACCTGCGCGTCGGTGTCGATAACCAGACGCTGAAATCCACCGCCGGCAACATCTACGAAGGCGGTTACCGCTGGGTCTACCAGGATGCCGGCGAAGTGCCGAACCGTCCGGATATCGTCCCGCCGCCGGGCGACGATTACTTCGTCGAAAAGCGCCTGTTCCAGACCGGCGCAAGCGTCAAGACCGAGCAGGAAGCGCAGTACATCGAAGACCACTGGCAGGTCACCGATCGCTGGATGGTGTATCTCGGCCTGCGTAACGAGCAGTTCAAGAACATCAACGGCGACGGCGCCACCTACGTGAAGCAGCGCCACCAGCTGGCACCGCGCCTGGGCGCCACGTGGGATGTGTTCGGTGACTCCTCGTTCAAGGTGTACGCGAACGCCGGCCGTTACCATCTCGCCATCCCGTCGAACGTCGCCATCCGCGGCGCGTCCGCGTCCACCTATTACAGCGAGTACTACTCGTACACCGGCGTGGGCCCGAACGGCGAGCCGACCGGCACCGAGCAGCTGGGCGCCCGCCGTTATCTCAATGGTGAAGACGGCACGCCGCTGGATCCGAAGACCGTGGCCGCGAGGAACATCAAGGCCTATTACCAGGACGAATACATCCTCGGCTTCGACAAGGCCCTGAGTGAGAACTGGAGCTTCGGCGCAAAGGCGACGTATCGCAAGCTGAAGAGCTCGATCGACGACTTCTGCGATTCGCGTCCGTTCGAGAAGTACGCGGAAACGCACGGCATCGATATCTCCAACGCGTCGCTGCCGGGCTGCTACCTGTTCAACCCGGGTGAGTCGAACACGTTCCTGGTCAACACCGGCGATGGCAACTACGTGCCGTTCAAGATTTCCAAGGACGACTTCACCTCGCCGGCTGGCGTGAAGTTCCCGGATCTCAAGCGCAGCTACTACTCGCTGGACCTGTACCTGGAACACCACTTCGCCAACGACTGGTACGGTCGCATCGACTACACGTTCTCGCGTAGCTACGGTAACTCCGAAGGCCAGCTGAAGTCGGATATCGGCCAGCTCGATCCGTCGGTGACGCAGGACTGGGATGCCCCGGAAATCATGCAGTACACCAACGGCCCCCTGCCGAACGATCGTACCCATCAGCTGAAGGCGTACGGTTACTGGCAGGCGACGTCGGAGTTCCTGATCGGTGCGAACCTCGCGGTGGCCACGGGCCGCCCGAAGAACTGCATCGGCGTGGACCCGGTGGATGCGATCGATTACGGCGCCTCGTACTTCGAGTGCGGCCTGAAGCCGGCGCCGCGTGGCTCGCAGGGCCGCCTGCCGTACACCTGGCAGCTGGATCTCAACGCCGAGTACCGCCCGATGTGGGCTGGCGAGAAGCAGCCGCTGGCGTTCACCGCGACGGTCTTCAACGTCACCGGCGCACAGCGCAAGGTCGCCCAGGTCGACGTGGGTGAAACCGGTGCCATCCGCAACGGCGTGCCGGTGCAGAGCATCAACTACAAGCGTGCCATTGCTTACCAGAGCCCGCGTTACGTGCGTCTTGGTATGCGCTACGACTTCTCGCTGTAA
- a CDS encoding TonB-dependent receptor domain-containing protein — protein MKKTLLATALLSSITLAHAADAPEALPTVVVTANRAATPLDEVLAPVTVITRDDIDRLQPTSVQDLLTGLPGVVMANTGGIGQQTSMFMRGTNSSHTLVLVDGVRVGTVGAGLPAYEQLPVEQIDHIEVVRGPRSTLYGSDAIGGVIQIFTRHGEAGQAPTPSVSVTGGSHGYEAAQFGVSGGTTHGWYNASLGGQYTAGINACRDGAAEAGKGCFTDEPDHDAYRTYNGALSGGYRWDNGTELTGSWLRSKGTIEYDGDFQNLTRRSQQVAGGKLSFDAMADWRMSVSLGQNQDRADNYLNGSEKTWYDADFNPHVGADKQRMGYLYSKRNQAAWQNDFTLAPGQTLSAGVDYQQEKLDSDTDYLKTTRNNTGVFALYQGVFGPHEIQLSARHDHNTQFGNHNTGSAAYGFRFDNGMRITASYGTAFHAPTFNDEYYPYGTPVALKPEKSRTAEIGLSGTPGIWNWAVNAYQTKVDDLIGFDANFLPINVSQARIRGLEGQLGADVDGWHVRAYATLQQPLNRDNGPNDDNLLARRPRRTGRVDLDKDLGAFTVGGSVYAAGYSYDDAANTTRLGGYTTADLRATWHLDSAWSVQGRVANVADKHYETAAYYNQLGRTYYVTVRFAPNP, from the coding sequence ATGAAGAAGACCCTGCTCGCGACGGCCCTGCTGTCGTCCATCACCCTGGCGCACGCCGCCGATGCTCCGGAAGCCCTGCCCACCGTCGTGGTCACCGCGAACCGCGCCGCCACCCCGCTGGACGAGGTACTCGCCCCGGTCACCGTGATCACCCGTGACGACATCGACCGCCTGCAGCCCACCAGCGTGCAGGACCTGCTCACCGGCCTGCCGGGCGTGGTCATGGCCAACACGGGCGGCATCGGCCAGCAGACCTCCATGTTCATGCGCGGCACGAACTCGTCGCACACCCTGGTGCTCGTCGATGGCGTCCGCGTCGGCACGGTCGGCGCCGGCCTGCCTGCTTACGAGCAGCTCCCGGTCGAGCAGATCGACCATATCGAAGTGGTCCGCGGCCCGCGCTCCACCCTGTACGGATCGGACGCCATCGGCGGCGTCATCCAGATCTTCACCCGCCATGGCGAGGCCGGGCAGGCGCCGACGCCCTCGGTGTCGGTGACCGGTGGCAGCCACGGCTACGAGGCCGCCCAGTTCGGCGTTTCCGGCGGCACCACCCATGGCTGGTACAACGCCAGCCTGGGCGGCCAGTACACGGCTGGCATCAATGCCTGCCGCGATGGCGCGGCCGAAGCGGGCAAGGGCTGCTTCACCGATGAGCCGGACCACGATGCTTATCGCACCTACAACGGCGCGCTCTCGGGCGGCTACCGCTGGGATAACGGCACCGAACTCACCGGCAGCTGGCTGCGCAGCAAGGGCACCATCGAATACGACGGTGACTTCCAGAACCTGACCCGTCGCTCGCAGCAGGTCGCCGGCGGCAAGCTGAGCTTCGACGCCATGGCCGACTGGCGCATGTCGGTGAGCCTGGGCCAGAACCAGGACCGTGCCGACAACTACCTCAATGGTTCGGAAAAGACCTGGTACGACGCCGACTTCAATCCGCACGTGGGCGCCGACAAGCAGCGCATGGGCTACCTGTATTCCAAGCGCAACCAGGCCGCCTGGCAGAACGATTTCACCCTGGCGCCGGGCCAGACCCTGAGCGCGGGCGTCGATTACCAGCAGGAAAAGCTGGATAGCGACACCGATTACCTGAAGACCACGCGCAACAACACCGGCGTGTTTGCCCTGTACCAGGGCGTCTTCGGCCCGCACGAGATCCAGCTCTCGGCGCGCCACGACCACAACACCCAGTTCGGTAACCACAACACGGGTTCGGCGGCCTACGGCTTCCGCTTCGATAACGGTATGCGCATCACGGCGTCGTACGGCACTGCCTTCCACGCGCCGACGTTCAATGACGAGTACTACCCGTACGGCACCCCGGTGGCGCTGAAGCCGGAGAAGTCGCGCACGGCTGAAATCGGCCTGAGTGGCACGCCGGGCATCTGGAACTGGGCGGTGAACGCCTACCAGACCAAGGTCGACGACCTGATCGGCTTTGACGCGAACTTCCTGCCGATTAATGTGAGCCAGGCGCGCATCCGCGGCCTCGAAGGCCAGCTGGGTGCCGATGTCGATGGCTGGCACGTGCGTGCCTACGCCACGCTGCAGCAGCCGCTGAACCGCGACAACGGCCCGAATGACGACAACCTGCTGGCGCGCCGTCCGCGTCGCACCGGCCGCGTGGACCTGGACAAAGACCTCGGCGCGTTCACCGTGGGTGGCTCGGTCTATGCCGCGGGTTACAGCTACGACGACGCGGCCAACACCACGCGCCTCGGCGGCTACACCACGGCCGACCTGCGTGCCACCTGGCACCTGGACAGCGCGTGGAGCGTGCAGGGCCGCGTGGCCAATGTGGCCGACAAGCACTATGAGACGGCTGCGTACTACAACCAGCTGGGCCGCACGTACTACGTGACGGTGCGCTTCGCGCCGAACCCGTAA
- the nagA gene encoding N-acetylglucosamine-6-phosphate deacetylase, producing the protein MTLAFVNGRVLTDNGFQTGFAVLVEDGTITALALPSDPRVRAAEKHDLGGRTLLPGFIDCQVNGGGGVLFNDEPTVDAIRAIGTAHAKYGTTGFLPTLISDDADVMSRAIDAVNDAVAQGVPGVLGVHLEGPFIAPERKGVHDPAKFRIAGADDIAMVARRHGGVTLLTLAPERASDEVLSQLVANGVIVCAGHTGADYDATHHALAMGVRGFTHLFNAMTPFTSREPGVVGAALEHRDSWCGLIVDGHHVHPASLRVAIAAKAPTKMMLVTDAMPPVGSDNPNFVLKGETITARDGVCQTADGTLAGSALDMAAAVRNTVNMVGVPYDEAARMASTYPAAFLGLARTHGHIAAGYRADFVVMDDAHEVMETWIGGERVFAA; encoded by the coding sequence ATGACCCTCGCCTTCGTCAACGGTCGCGTGCTGACCGATAACGGCTTCCAGACCGGCTTTGCCGTGCTGGTGGAAGACGGCACCATCACCGCCCTTGCGTTGCCCTCGGACCCGCGCGTGCGCGCCGCCGAGAAGCACGATCTGGGCGGGCGCACCCTGCTGCCCGGCTTCATCGATTGCCAGGTGAACGGCGGCGGTGGCGTGTTGTTCAACGATGAGCCGACGGTCGATGCGATCCGCGCGATCGGCACCGCGCACGCGAAGTACGGCACCACCGGCTTCCTGCCGACGCTGATCAGCGACGACGCCGACGTCATGTCGCGGGCTATCGACGCGGTAAACGACGCGGTAGCGCAGGGCGTGCCCGGCGTGCTCGGCGTGCATCTGGAAGGTCCGTTCATCGCACCCGAGCGGAAGGGCGTGCACGATCCGGCCAAGTTCCGTATCGCCGGCGCCGATGACATCGCGATGGTCGCGCGCCGGCACGGCGGCGTGACCTTGCTGACGCTCGCCCCCGAGCGCGCGAGCGACGAAGTGCTCTCGCAGCTGGTCGCCAATGGCGTCATCGTCTGCGCCGGCCATACCGGTGCGGATTACGACGCGACCCACCATGCCCTCGCGATGGGCGTGCGCGGCTTCACCCATCTGTTCAACGCCATGACCCCGTTCACCAGCCGCGAACCCGGCGTGGTCGGTGCGGCGCTGGAACACCGTGATAGCTGGTGCGGCCTGATCGTCGACGGCCACCACGTGCACCCGGCTTCGCTGCGCGTCGCTATCGCCGCCAAGGCGCCGACCAAGATGATGCTCGTCACCGACGCGATGCCGCCGGTGGGCTCGGATAACCCGAACTTCGTATTGAAGGGCGAAACGATTACCGCGCGCGATGGCGTGTGCCAGACCGCGGACGGCACGCTCGCCGGCTCGGCGCTCGACATGGCTGCCGCGGTGCGTAACACCGTCAACATGGTGGGCGTGCCCTACGATGAAGCGGCCCGCATGGCATCGACCTATCCGGCCGCCTTCCTTGGCCTGGCCCGCACCCATGGTCACATTGCCGCCGGCTATCGCGCCGATTTCGTGGTGATGGACGATGCGCACGAAGTGATGGAAACCTGGATCGGCGGCGAACGCGTCTTCGCCGCCTAA